One segment of Oreochromis niloticus isolate F11D_XX linkage group LG8, O_niloticus_UMD_NMBU, whole genome shotgun sequence DNA contains the following:
- the LOC109203251 gene encoding zinc finger and SCAN domain-containing protein 2, protein MSKLERLNARVARLLTEAVQEVLEVVKETVSEYQEKTARTQRENESLKRRLQELQDKIPKESTHENTYNFSVLTTSGPSAEESDTTVKQDLSIIQKHDLDVVALAEQNSNQLNYVLKQETKEKESHSSIQTQAESKLAQTSTDHHKVQLADATHNLEGHRMPSETRDAGADPYSSALFGLNMAAIKSESEPTDCMSSQQPCLQSQYTGCMDLSCNSSRHTSAETLRPQASAEPYGLVFVRSNHMAHRRHGLAKNTRAGLDGRQIRMEHLRRDGFHLCVVCGKTFSRVGNLRIHQRCHTGEKPYGCVQCGRRFSQAGDLKKHKRVHTGEKPYYCSQCGKSFSRGENLKRHQRIHIGETLQLQQACQEQQ, encoded by the exons ATGTCTAAACTTGAGCGTTTGAACGCCCGGGTGGCCAGACTCCTGACCGAAGCCGTGCAGGAGGTTCTGGAGGTGGTGAAGGAGACGGTGTCAGAGTACCAGGAGAAAACAGCcaggacacagagagagaacgAGAGTCTGAAGAGGAGACTGCAGGAGCTCCAGGACAAAATACCAAAAGAAAGCACCCATGAGAACACATATAATTTTT CTGTCCTGACTACAAGTGGGCCGTCAGCAGAGGAGAGCGACACAACAGTGAAGCAGGATCTGAGTATCATTCAGAAGCATGACTTGGATGTTGTTGCTCTCGCAGAGCAAAACAGCAACCAGCTCAACTATGTCTTGAAGCAGGAGACTAAAGAAAAAGAGAGCCACAGCAGTATTCAGACACAAGCTGAGTCCAAGTTGGCGCAAACATCCACAGACCACCACAAAGTACAGCTGGCAGATGCAACGCACAACTTAGAGGGGCACCGTATGCCGTCTGAAACCAGGGACGCCGGAGCAGACCCTTACTCCAGCGCACTGTTTGGGTTAAACATGGCTGCCATCAAAAGTGAATCAGAGCCCACAGACTGCATGTCATCACAACAACCATGTCTTCAATCCCAGTACACTGGCTGCATGGATTTAAGCTGCAACTCCTCTCGTCATACCTCTGCCGAGACCCTCAGGCCGCAAGCTAGCGCTGAGCCTTACGGACTCGTTTTTGTTCGTTCAAATCACATGGCACACAGGAGGCATGGATTAGCAAAGAACACCAGGGCCGGTTTGGATGGCAGACAGATCAGGATGGAGCACCTCAGGAGAGACGGCTTCCACTTGTGCGTGGTCTGTGGAAAGACGTTCAGCAGGGTCGGGAACCTGAGAATCCACCAGCGCTGCCACACTGGAGAGAAGCCGTACGGCTGCGTCCAGTGTGGGAGGCGCTTCAGTCAGGCGGGAGacctgaaaaaacacaaaagggtCCACACGGGGGAGAAGCCGTACTACTGCAGCCAGTGTGGAAAGAGCTTCAGTCGAGGGGAGAACCTCAAAAGACACCAGAGGATCCACATCGGAGAGACGCTCCAGCTGCAGCAAGCATGTCAGGAGCAGCAGTAG
- the LOC100690154 gene encoding zinc finger and SCAN domain-containing protein 21, with translation MAKIERLNARVEKLLSKVVQEILDVVKETVSEYQEKTARTQRENQSLKRRLQELQDRINLESNGLVPEMFASIPAEVKKKEKVVIPADKDTELLGASCLSPDCATESLGNLKTKTHDGQSASLLNHEKPIIAPLHAENDQKTKVEPASDNDGLRIVNYFYSNPSTSTAGLGGECAVFYIDSEHGVQEPARHISANDAGEENQTNTEVGCTSSAEKLQRNVRKHYSCSLCGRTFRHAGDYKKHNRVHTGERPYCCSVCGKRFSQSGYLTVHLRYHTGEKPFACSQCGKSFSHSSNLKKHQQTHL, from the exons ATGGCCAAAATTGAGCGCCTTAATGCTCGAGTGGAAAAGCTCCTGTCTAAAGTTGTGCAGGAAATTCTGGATGTGGTGAAAGAAACTGTGTCCGAGTATCAGGAGAAAACTGCCAGAACCCAGAGAGAGAATCAGAGTCTGAAGAGGAGACTGCAGGAGCTGCAAGACAGAATAAACCTGGAGAGCAATG GATTGGTGCCAGAAATGTTTGCATCCATCCCGgcagaggtgaaaaagaaagaaaaggtggTCATCCCTGCTGATAAAGACACTGAGTTATTAGGTGCTTCCTGCCTTTCCCCTGACTGTGCAACAGAAAGCCTGGGAAAtctgaaaacaaagacacatGATGGACAGTCAGCCTCACTATTAAACCACGAAAAACCCATCATTGCACCTCTGCATGCTGAAAATGACCAGAAAACGAAAGTAGAGCCTGCGTCAGATAACGATGGCTTGCGTATTGTGAATTATTTTTATAGCAATCCATCAACGAGCACTGCAGGACTCGGAGGCGAGTGTGCAGTTTTCTACATTGATTCAGAACACGGCGTACAGGAGCCAGCAAGACACATCAGTGCAAACGATGCTGGAGAAGAAAACCAAACCAACACAGAAGTGGGCTGCACATCCTCAGCAGAGAAACTGCAGAGGAACGTCCGAAAACACTACAGCTGCTCCCTCTGCGGTCGCACCTTCAGGCACGCGGGTGACTATAAGAAACACAACCGGGTGCACACAGGGGAGAGGCCGTACTGTTGCTCGGTGTGCGGCAAACGCTTCAGCCAGTCGGGGTACCTCACAGTACACCTGCGCTaccacacaggagagaagccGTTTGCCTGCAGCCAGTGCGGGAAAAGCTTCAGTCACTCGAGTAACTTAAAGAAGCACCAGCAGACTCATCTGTGA
- the pkmyt1 gene encoding membrane-associated tyrosine- and threonine-specific cdc2-inhibitory kinase, whose protein sequence is MSVAVETTVPRVALPLPTHFSHAEQSFSLKKRRLPLSSSSTSNSSYYSPARLSNSLPPLPPSKGCPPLSRMFPQHQSPWTPLSNSLSKSPNSGYDPSKQQSYFNQCFTNLGLLGRGSFGEVYKVQSNRDGRQYAVKRSAQRFRGNSERNRSVREARNHERLCPHPHILNFVAAWEECGRLYIQTELCSTSLLHHAENQPPGPDEPAAWAYLCDLLSALQHLHSHGFVHLDLKPANVLITTSGRLKLGDFGLLLELKQMGAAGEKAKDDVQEGDPRYMAPELLRGEYGPAADVFSLGVSILELACNIEVPNGGEGWQQLRRGSLPTEFTNGLSEELQTVLRMMLAPEPSERPTVSELLALPSVRKRRWRRRLYLMAAETMLTLASLCQIVVSFGCRFLSFFRLPFLPHWNNPAPCTPPKDSWDRDLTLPLSAMLTDSGSPEEDAVFIHPTDPELSPTFSQRVKSRLSVESTSTPLPGSPMRYHQSRAHTPTHSNLGGWFSCKLAQTPPSIHTNGSCHTLTPNVSPIHAELDADSFQSLHSPSTKSSQRRGRNWVQAEALPPRPSLEPKNLLSLFEETALEGEP, encoded by the exons ATGTCTGTGGCGGTGGAAACTACAGTGCCCAGGGTGGCTCTCCCTCTTCCAACCCACTTCTCCCACGCGGAGCAGTCCTTCTCTCTCAAAAAGCGCCGGCTGCCTTTATCCTCGTCGTCTACGTCAAACTCATCCTACTATTCCCCTGCTCGTCTCTCAAATTCTTTGCCCCCGCTGCCACCGTCTAAAGGATGCCCCCCGCTGAGCAGAATGTTCCCTCAGCATCAATCCCCCTGGACACCCCTGTCTAATTCCCTCAGTAAATCTCCAAATTCTGGCTATGATCCCAGCAAACAGCAGTCCTACTTCAATCAGTGCTTTACCAACTTGGGCCTGCTGGGGAGGGGATCATTTGGAGAAGTTTACAAG GTGCAAAGCAACAGAGATGGTCGTCAGTACGCAGTCAAACGCTCTGCTCAGCGCTTCAGGGGTAACAGTGAGAGGAATCGGAGCGTCAGGGAAGCCAGGAATCATGAGCGCCTGTGTCCTCACCCTCATATTTTGAACTTCGTGGCTGCCTGGGAGGAGTGCGGCCGACTCTACATCCAGACAGAGCTGTGCAGCACCAGCTTGCTGCACCACGCTGAGAACCAGCCTCCTGGCCCAG ACGAGCCTGCTGCTTGGGCCTACCTGTGCGATCTCCTCTCAGCACTGCAGCACTTACACTCTCATGGCTTCGTGCATCTGGACCTCAAGCCCGCCAACGTCCTCATCACCACCTCTGGTCGTCTGAAGTTGGGCGACTTCGGGCTGCTGCTTGAGCTCAAACAGATGGGAGCTGCAGGGGAGAAAGCAAAGGACGATGTTCAGGAGGGTGATCCCAGATACATGGCCCCCGAGCTGCTGCGTGGGGAGTATGGACCTGCTGCAGATGTTTTCAG TTTGGGGGTTTCCATCCTGGAGCTTGCCTGTAATATCGAGGTTCCAAACGGTGGCGAGGGGTGGCAGCAGCTCAGGCGAGGCAGTCTCCCCACAGAGTTTACCAACG GCCTGTCAGAGGAGCTTCAGACAGTCCTACGGATGATGCTGGCCCCAGAGCCGTCTGAGAGACCCACAGTCTCTGAGCTTCTCGCCCTCCCCTCTGTTAGGAAACGCAGGTGGAGGAGACGCTTGTATCTTATGGCTGCTGAGACGATGCTGACACTGGCCTCTCTGTGTCAG ATCGTAGTCTCCTTTGGGTGTAGATTCCTCTCCTTCTTTCGCTTGCCCTTCCTCCCTCATTGGAACAATCCAGCTCCCTGCACTCCTCCTAAAGACAGTTGGGACAGGGATTTAACGCTACCTCTCAGTGCCATGCTTACTGACTCCGGGAGCCCAGAAGAGGACGCAGTGTTTATTCATCCCACAGATCCAGAACTGTCCCCCACCTTCTCACAAAG GGTAAAATCCAGATTGTCTGTAGAGAGCACATCCACGCCTCTCCCGGGCTCGCCAATGCGCTATCACCAGAGTCGTGCCCACACACCCACTCACTCAAACCTTGGTGGATGGTTCTCATGTAAACTTGCTCAGACCCCTCCCAGCATCCACACTAATGGCTCCTGCCATACACTGACACCCAATGTGAGTCCCATACATGCCGAGCTGGACGCAGACTCCTTCCAGAGCTTACACTCTCCATCCACCAAGTCCTCACAGCGGCGTGGGCGCAACTGGGTCCAAGCGGAGGCCTTACCTCCTCGACCCAGCTTGGAACCAAAGAATCTGCTCAGCTTGTTCGAAGAAACGGCTCTGGAGGGAGAACCATGA
- the LOC100708306 gene encoding elongin-B, producing MDVFLMIRRHKTTIFTDAKESTTVYELKRIVEGILKRPPEDQRLYKDDQLLEDSKTLGDSGFTNQTARPQAPATVGLAFRINDEMFEQLHIEAFSSPPELPDVMKPQDSGSTANEQAVQ from the exons ATG gacGTGTTCTTAATGATCCGGCGTCACAAGACCACAATCTTCACCGATGCCAAGGAGTCCACTACTGTCTATGAGCTGAAGCGTATTGTCGAGGGAATACTTAAAAGACCACCCGAGGACCAACGACTCTACAAA GATGATCAGCTGCTAGAGGATAGCAAAACTCTGGGTGACTCTGGATTCACCAACCAGACTGCCAGACCTCAAGCCCCAGCTACAGTCGGTCTGGCATTTCGTATTAATG ATGAGATGTTTGAGCAGCTGCACATCGAGGCCTTTTCCAGCCCCCCGGAACTCCCTGATGTGATGAAGCCTCAGGACTCTGGTAGCACTGCTAATGAACAGGCAGTGCAGTGA
- the LOC100708035 gene encoding transforming growth factor beta-1-induced transcript 1 protein isoform X1 codes for MEDLGVPELLNYPLSPRIVVFDALLADLESTSSPLPRCPVLLTSDPPQNSDPTTQDSAQTRPPPPAYTPQQTVSSAMKTTQNSTPDKLYSTVCKPRSPRSADPPLAFSSSSLLGGGLSELDHLLQELNATQFNITDEILAQFPSSKKDERDNIKDKAPTSSSSSAKPSATSATLELDKLMASLSDFRVQSTPAAPVTPAPVTASPQQPAAAPPQPPSSGGSLDSMLGLLQSDLSRQGVQTSSKGNCSACQKPVVGQVVTALGKVWHPEHFVCTECETELGSRNFFEKDGRPYCEPDYFTLFSPHCAHCNKPILNKMVTALDKNWHPECFCCVKCSRAFGEEGFHDREGQQYCQQCFLTLFASRCQGCSQPILENYISALNSLWHPQCFVCRECYSPFVNGSFFEHEGKPLCEAHYHQSRGSMCQACQQPILGRCVTAMGAKFHPHHLVCHFCLKPLSKGCFKEQENKPYCHPCFIKLFG; via the exons ATGGAGGATTTGG GAGTGCCTGAGCTGCTTAACTACCCTCTCAGTCCTCGTATTGTTGTGTTTG ATGCCCTTCTTGCTGATCTGGAGAGCACCAGCTCTCCTTTACCTCGGTGTCCCGTCCTGCTCACCTCTGACCCGCCCCAAAATTCCGATCCCACCACCCAGGACTCAGCCCAGACCCGGCCGCCGCCACCCGCATACACCCCGCAGCAG ACCGTTTCTTCAGCAATGAAGACCACACAGAACTCCACCCCAGACAAATTATACAG CACCGTGTGTAAACCGCGCTCTCCCCGAAGCGCAGATCCTCCTCTggccttctcttcctcctcgcTGCTGGGGGGAGGTCTGAGTGAACTGGACCATCTGCTACAGGAACTCAACGCCACCCAGTTTAACATCACAG ATGAGATCCTGGCTCAGTTCCCTTCTTCTAAGAAAGATGAGAGGGATAATATCAAGGATAAAGCACCAACCTCCTCCTCCAG CTCTGCAAAGCCTTCTGCAACATCGGCCACACTGGAACTGGACAAGCTGATGGCTTCGCTGTCTGACTTCAGAGTCCAGAGCACA CCAGCTGCGCCTGTCACTCCAGCGCCCGTTACAGCATCACCGCAGCAGCCAGCCGCCGCCCCTCCTCAGCCTCCTTCATCAGGAGGCTCACTGGACAGCATGCTGGGACTCCTCCAATCAGACCTGAGCCGACAAGGAGTGCAAACATCCTCCAAGGGAAACTGCTCAGCCTGCCAAAAGCCAGTAGTCGGACAG GTGGTGACAGCTCTGGGGAAGGTGTGGCACCCCGAGCACTTCGTGTGCACCGAGTGTGAGACGGAGCTGGGCAGTCGAAACTTCTTCGAGAAGGACGGGCGGCCGTACTGCGAGCCGGACTACTTCACGCTGTTCTCCCCTCACTGCGCGCACTGCAACAAACCCATACTGAAT AAAATGGTCACGGCTCTGGACAAGAACTGGCACCCAgagtgtttctgctgtgtgaaGTGCAGCCGCGCCTTTGGAGAGGAAG GTTTCCATGACCGTGAGGGCCAGCAGTACTGCCAGCAGTGCTTCTTGACTCTGTTTGCTTCCCGGTGTCAAGGCTGCAGCCAGCCCATCCTGGAAAACTACATCTCAGCTCTAAACTCTCTCTGGCACCCACAGTGCTTTGTATGTCGG GAGTGCTACAGCCCCTTCGTCAACGGCAGCTTTTTCGAGCACGAGGGCAAGCCGCTGTGCGAGGCCCACTATCACCAGTCCCGCGGCAGCATGTGTCAGGCCTGCCAGCAGCCCATCCTGGGGCGCTGCGTCACCGCCATGGGGGCCAAATTCCACCCACATCACCTCGTGTGTCACTTCTGCCTGAAGCCGCTGAGCAAAGGCTGCTTCAAGGAGCAGGAGaacaaaccctactgccaccCCTGCTTCATCAAGCTCTTTGGTTGA
- the LOC100708035 gene encoding transforming growth factor beta-1-induced transcript 1 protein isoform X2 translates to MEDLDALLADLESTSSPLPRCPVLLTSDPPQNSDPTTQDSAQTRPPPPAYTPQQTVSSAMKTTQNSTPDKLYSTVCKPRSPRSADPPLAFSSSSLLGGGLSELDHLLQELNATQFNITDEILAQFPSSKKDERDNIKDKAPTSSSSSAKPSATSATLELDKLMASLSDFRVQSTPAAPVTPAPVTASPQQPAAAPPQPPSSGGSLDSMLGLLQSDLSRQGVQTSSKGNCSACQKPVVGQVVTALGKVWHPEHFVCTECETELGSRNFFEKDGRPYCEPDYFTLFSPHCAHCNKPILNKMVTALDKNWHPECFCCVKCSRAFGEEGFHDREGQQYCQQCFLTLFASRCQGCSQPILENYISALNSLWHPQCFVCRECYSPFVNGSFFEHEGKPLCEAHYHQSRGSMCQACQQPILGRCVTAMGAKFHPHHLVCHFCLKPLSKGCFKEQENKPYCHPCFIKLFG, encoded by the exons ATGGAGGATTTGG ATGCCCTTCTTGCTGATCTGGAGAGCACCAGCTCTCCTTTACCTCGGTGTCCCGTCCTGCTCACCTCTGACCCGCCCCAAAATTCCGATCCCACCACCCAGGACTCAGCCCAGACCCGGCCGCCGCCACCCGCATACACCCCGCAGCAG ACCGTTTCTTCAGCAATGAAGACCACACAGAACTCCACCCCAGACAAATTATACAG CACCGTGTGTAAACCGCGCTCTCCCCGAAGCGCAGATCCTCCTCTggccttctcttcctcctcgcTGCTGGGGGGAGGTCTGAGTGAACTGGACCATCTGCTACAGGAACTCAACGCCACCCAGTTTAACATCACAG ATGAGATCCTGGCTCAGTTCCCTTCTTCTAAGAAAGATGAGAGGGATAATATCAAGGATAAAGCACCAACCTCCTCCTCCAG CTCTGCAAAGCCTTCTGCAACATCGGCCACACTGGAACTGGACAAGCTGATGGCTTCGCTGTCTGACTTCAGAGTCCAGAGCACA CCAGCTGCGCCTGTCACTCCAGCGCCCGTTACAGCATCACCGCAGCAGCCAGCCGCCGCCCCTCCTCAGCCTCCTTCATCAGGAGGCTCACTGGACAGCATGCTGGGACTCCTCCAATCAGACCTGAGCCGACAAGGAGTGCAAACATCCTCCAAGGGAAACTGCTCAGCCTGCCAAAAGCCAGTAGTCGGACAG GTGGTGACAGCTCTGGGGAAGGTGTGGCACCCCGAGCACTTCGTGTGCACCGAGTGTGAGACGGAGCTGGGCAGTCGAAACTTCTTCGAGAAGGACGGGCGGCCGTACTGCGAGCCGGACTACTTCACGCTGTTCTCCCCTCACTGCGCGCACTGCAACAAACCCATACTGAAT AAAATGGTCACGGCTCTGGACAAGAACTGGCACCCAgagtgtttctgctgtgtgaaGTGCAGCCGCGCCTTTGGAGAGGAAG GTTTCCATGACCGTGAGGGCCAGCAGTACTGCCAGCAGTGCTTCTTGACTCTGTTTGCTTCCCGGTGTCAAGGCTGCAGCCAGCCCATCCTGGAAAACTACATCTCAGCTCTAAACTCTCTCTGGCACCCACAGTGCTTTGTATGTCGG GAGTGCTACAGCCCCTTCGTCAACGGCAGCTTTTTCGAGCACGAGGGCAAGCCGCTGTGCGAGGCCCACTATCACCAGTCCCGCGGCAGCATGTGTCAGGCCTGCCAGCAGCCCATCCTGGGGCGCTGCGTCACCGCCATGGGGGCCAAATTCCACCCACATCACCTCGTGTGTCACTTCTGCCTGAAGCCGCTGAGCAAAGGCTGCTTCAAGGAGCAGGAGaacaaaccctactgccaccCCTGCTTCATCAAGCTCTTTGGTTGA